Part of the bacterium genome is shown below.
TCGTTGATAGAGAACGTTACGATGGTTTTTTTAAAGAAATTATTCCTTTTCTGTTCGTCCCGGATCATCGCCGGCAAGAGTCCCGTCGGCCAATCGCAGCAGTGAACAATATCCGGCTGCCAACCGAGGGTCTTCAGCGTTTCAATGGCAACTTTGGCGAGAAATATAAACCGTTCGTCATTGTCCTTGAAAAATAGGTTTGTTCGAATATCCCGGTACATGTCGGCGCGTTTGTAATATTTTTCAGAATCGGCAAAATAAATCTGGGTTTTTGTTTCCGGAATAAACCCGGATTTGACGGAAACGGTCATGTCGCCATTGAACATTTTTACGGGAATATCTTTGAGGCGTATAATATCGCGTATGATATGTTTGCGTTCGTTGATCAGACTGTATTTAGGCATTAGAACGCGCACTTCATGACCTAACGCCTGTAAATACGGAGGCAATGAGCCCGCGAATTCCGCACCCCGTCCTCCCTTCACGAATGGATATACTTCAGAAGACACGAAGAATAATTTAGATTTTTTCATATGCTAAACTCCTGATTGCAATCAATTGGGTTCGACCAGTTTGACCTGTTTAAGATAATCTGCCGCGTTTTCAGGCGGAGTGGGGTTGATAAAAAAACCGCTGCCCCATTCGAAACCTGCTACCTTGGTTAATTTGGGCATAAGCTCGATATGCCAGTGATAAGAGTTGGTATCCTCTGTTCTATTGACCGGTGCCGTGTGCAAGACATAGTTGTATGGCGGATAATCCAAAGCTATATTCAGGCGCTGCAGTGTTTCCTTAAAAATCTGCGCAAGCGGTAAATAGTTACTATTCGGCTGCATTTCAAAATGGCTTTGGTGCTGCTTAGGCAAAATCCACGTCTCAAAAGGAAAACGAGCTGCAAAAGGTTCTATCGATACAAATTTTTCATTTTCTATCACAATACGTTTAGCCTGGCTGATCTCCTGGCGGATTACATCGCAAAAAATGCATCGCTCTTTGATGTCGAAATGATGTTTCGCTCCATGCAGTTCCTCCAAAACGGCTTTCGGAACGACGGGTGTAGCGATCAACTGGGAATGGGTATGATCGACCGTTGCTCCTGCGGCTGATCCTTGATTTTTGAATATGAGAATGTACTTAAATCGTGCATCCCTTTTGAGATCAAGGATACGGTCACGGTACGCGTAAAGAATATTGCCGAATTCAGTTTCGTTTAGATCGGTAATGTCCTTTTGATGGAAGGGCGTCTCGATGATGACTTCATGTGCTCCAATCCCATGCATAAGGTCGAAAATGCCTTCGCCGCGCGGATTTATTTCTCCTTCAATTTGTAAAGCTGGGAACTTATTGGGTACTACCCGCAAGTACCATCCGGGCTTGTTAGGCTCAGTGTGAGAGGGCCGGTAAGACATTACTTCCGCCGGCGTAGTATGTTCATTGCCTTCACAAAAAGGACAATGCATGGCTTTTCTCTTTTTTTCATCGGGAGCAAAATCGGACGGGCGTTTGCCTCGTTCCTCAGAGATAATCACCCAACGACTTACTATAGGGTCCTTGCGCAGTTCAGACATTCATATCCTCAGAGAAGTGGAAAATCTTTAATAATGTCACGAGTGAATAACGGCGCAAAGTTAGACATTTTTTTATAAAAAGACAAATGGAAATTTTGAACACGCTTGTGTAACGTCTAAAAGAATAAAAAACTTGCGTCTTTATCAAAATTCTATTATGTTAATGACGTCTTTATTCAAGCCCGACAATTCACATGTAACGTGATTAGTAATATCAATCGCTGCAAACTGCAATATAGGGAGTATTAAAATTATGGAAGGTATTCAAACGACGATCAAGTATACCGGCCCGGGTGATTCGATTGGCGTGATTAAGGTGGGCGGTTATATTGATACGACGACTTCTTCCGAACTGGAACGCTCGTTGAGTTCACTTTTAAAAAAGAATCAATTCCGTATTGTAGTGGATCTGGGCGATGTAGATTATATTAGTTCTGCAGGTTGGGGTATTTTTATTAGTGAAATTAAAGGGATCAAAGAAAACAACGGCGACCTGAAGCTGGTGCGCATGATTCCCGAAGTGTATGAAGTATTTGAGCTGCTTGAATTCCATTATATTTTGAAGGCTTATGATACGATCGATGATGCTGTAGATGCTTTTGTGAAAGAGTCCGGCGGATCGCTGGCAACGGCTCCGAAAGCGGCAGTTCCGCAAGAAACCGTCGCGGCCGCACCTGCACTAACGCCGAACGTAACACCGGCGCCATCGAAAACAACAGCTCCGAAAATGGTACAAACGGCCGAGGATGATGAAGACGACGACCTGCACGCCAAAGCGGAAATGCTTAAAGAAAAAGAAGCAGATATCGATGATATGACCGTTGATGAAAAGATTGAACACGCCATTTCCAAATATCCTCATTTGGGTGCTTGGCAATTGAAGAAGGCGCTGAATACATCCGAGTATAGTTATACAAGCGTAGGGTGGTTTGAAATCCGTAAAAAACTTAAGTCTCTTAAACGCTAATTTCGGCTATCGTCATTAAGACCTTTCAGACAAAAAGCTATTTTTTTTCTGTGTTCATTTTTGAAAAGTCTCACGTTTTACGACGTGAGACTTTTTTTATTTTGAGGCAGTTCCTGCTAACAGGGGCAGCAGCATTGGTGCCCGTATTGGTCACTCCAGTTTTTCTGATTTCCCAAACATACAAACCATCATGGCAACAGAAAATTCATTATCTAATCGACGCAGAACTCGATGTCAAACAACGCATCGTTAACGGGAAACAAAGAATAGTTTATACTAATAATTCGCCCGACACACTGCGAGTGCTGTATCTGAATGTGTATGCGAATGCATTCAAAAAAAACAGTTTTATGGAAAGTTATCAAATTGAACGTAACCAATTTGAAGGAGGCAGCATTATCTCGTATCTGAATGAGCGATATCTTGGCTTTAACAAAGTACGTGATATTCGCGATGAGGATTACGGTTTTCTGGATTTTAGTATCGATGATACCATCTTAAAAATCATTCTTGAAAAACCGATATTGCCGGGAACGGCGCAAACCTTTTATCTTGATTTTGAGTTGAAGATCCCGTTCCTGCTGCGCAGAATGGGATGGCGGAACAGGGAGGGGATTGAGTTTTCCATGGCCCAGTGGTATCCCAAAGTATGTGTATACGATCAAAAAGGCTGGCACACAAACTATTATCTGGGACGCGAATTCTATGGTGAGTTTGCGACATTTGATGTGAGTATCACCCTTCCGGAAGAATATATAGTCGGCGCAAGCGGTTCGCTTCGGAACGCAACTGACATACATGAGATGATGAAGCGCAGCGGCGAAACAACCGGCCAAGATCGGCTTGTTATTACCTGGGATTCATCTGCAGAATCAGGTCCGTCAGGTAATATGGAATTGGAATCACTGCTCGCCGAGTTTGACGATCTTATGAAAGAAAAGCAAATTGAGACCAAGCGCAGGACCTGGTTGTATCATGCAGAAAATGTGCATGATTTTGCATGGTGCGCCGATCCGGATTATATATATGAAAGTGTTGAACACGAGGGGGTGCGTATTCATTTGCTGTACCAGCCTGACGTCGCGGAAAAATGGAAAGAAATGAAAACGTGGACTTCACGAATTCTTAGTTATATGAATGATCATGTCGGCAAATACCCATACACGGATTTTACGATCGCGCAGGCAGGTGACGGGGGGATGGAATATCCGAATATTGTGTTTATAACCGGCGATCGCGATAAAAAATCGCTGGCCAGCGTTACGGCGCATGAGATGGTTCATAATTGGTTCTACGGTATGGTGGCAAATAATGAAACCCTGGAAGGATGGCTCGATGAGGGCGTAACTTCGTACTATACTACGCGCCTTATGGAACATTTGTTTGGCAGGTACGCTAATATTGATTACGATTCACGATTCAAACAAAAGTGGTTCCCTAAGGAAGACGCGCGTATTGCAACGTATATGGGCCTAGATATGTGGATAAAACAAGGCTATGAAGAAAAAGTACTTCAACACTCAGATTTTTTTCAAAGCGACCGTTCGCACTTGTATTCTGTTTACTACAAAGGTGAAATCTTTATGTTTGTGTTGGAATATTATTTTGGCAGAGAGCGGTTGGATGAATTGATAAGGAAATTTTTTGCCGAATGGCATCTGCATCATGTATACACG
Proteins encoded:
- a CDS encoding STAS domain-containing protein, with protein sequence MEGIQTTIKYTGPGDSIGVIKVGGYIDTTTSSELERSLSSLLKKNQFRIVVDLGDVDYISSAGWGIFISEIKGIKENNGDLKLVRMIPEVYEVFELLEFHYILKAYDTIDDAVDAFVKESGGSLATAPKAAVPQETVAAAPALTPNVTPAPSKTTAPKMVQTAEDDEDDDLHAKAEMLKEKEADIDDMTVDEKIEHAISKYPHLGAWQLKKALNTSEYSYTSVGWFEIRKKLKSLKR
- the galT gene encoding galactose-1-phosphate uridylyltransferase, with product MSELRKDPIVSRWVIISEERGKRPSDFAPDEKKRKAMHCPFCEGNEHTTPAEVMSYRPSHTEPNKPGWYLRVVPNKFPALQIEGEINPRGEGIFDLMHGIGAHEVIIETPFHQKDITDLNETEFGNILYAYRDRILDLKRDARFKYILIFKNQGSAAGATVDHTHSQLIATPVVPKAVLEELHGAKHHFDIKERCIFCDVIRQEISQAKRIVIENEKFVSIEPFAARFPFETWILPKQHQSHFEMQPNSNYLPLAQIFKETLQRLNIALDYPPYNYVLHTAPVNRTEDTNSYHWHIELMPKLTKVAGFEWGSGFFINPTPPENAADYLKQVKLVEPN